From a single Rutidosis leptorrhynchoides isolate AG116_Rl617_1_P2 chromosome 5, CSIRO_AGI_Rlap_v1, whole genome shotgun sequence genomic region:
- the LOC139848304 gene encoding F-box protein SKIP23-like → MDWSGMLTELLDIVAQKSIKSYEDDVCFSSVCKSWRSVAVKVAIKVRYPNGLPSRLPSLLLAERIEDKEFRRLYLLSNESIREIRLPEAYGKFCTSSCGWLITVGDDTTTKLINPLSCEIINLPKIDTFPEFLELSVWNLGIRKLLFHSQLPLVVVLWGCFNKLGFCRIGDDKWTSIETGRVWPILDITCYDGRVYCFDSAFHIRSCDVYGEENKMVIVHVSRLPKEYYNEDLIGAYVIGVDDDDGRKRLLVVIREVMYDDGDIYDYELCCETYKTYNFRVFDFDLENKKWSKVNDLGKKTLFVGYSSSFWIEDASGVIKSNCIYYTDDVELYSDRKNGGGTDMGIFHMCDGTIELHFTGESLSKVSPPVWLQSM, encoded by the coding sequence ATGGATTGGTCGGGTATGTTGACTGAATTACTTGATATAGTCGCACAGAAAAGTATCAAATCTTATGAAGATGATGTCTGTTTCTCTAGCGTGTGTAAATCTTGGCGTTCGGTTGCGGTAAAAGTTGCAATCAAAGTCCGATACCCCAATGGGCTTCCATCACGGTTGCCATCCCTTTTGCTTGCCGAGAGAATTGAAGACAAAGAGTTTCGCCGGCTGTATTTACTTTCAAATGAGAGCATCCGCGAGATACGATTGCCAGAAGCATATGGTAAGTTTTGTACATCCTCATGTGGGTGGCTCATAACAGTTGGAGATGATACGACTACTAAACTCATCAATCCATTATCGTGTGAAATCATCAATCTTCCAAAGATTGACACTTTCCCAGAATTCTTAGAATTATCAGTTTGGAATCTTGGAATTCGCAAGCTACTCTTTCATAGTCAATTACCTTTGGTGGTTGTGTTATGGGGATGTTTTAATAAGTTAGGGTTTTGTCGTATTGGAGATGACAAGTGGACATCTATCGAGACAGGTCGGGTTTGGCCGATACTCGATATAACTTGTTATGATGGACGGGTTTATTGTTTTGATAGTGCGTTTCACATACGATCATGTGATGTTTATGGGGAAGAAAATAAAATGGTCATAGTTCATGTTTCACGGTTGCCAAAAGAATATTATAATGAAGATCTGATAGGAGCTTATGTTATAGGAGTGGACGATGATGATGGAAGGAAGAGATTGTTAGTCGTTATCAGAGAAGTAATGTATGACGACGGCGATATATATGATTATGAGTTATGTTGTGAGACTTACAAGACGTACAATTTTCGAGTTTTTGATTTCGATTTAGAAAATAAAAAATGGTCAAAAGTGAATGATCTTGGTAAAAAAACTTTGTTTGTAGGATATAGTTCATCTTTTTGGATAGAGGACGCTTCAGGGGTGATCAAGAGCAATTGCATATACTACACAGATGATGTTGAGTTATATAGCGATCGTAAAAATGGAGGAGGGACGGATATGGGGATTTTTCATATGTGTGACGGAACCATTGAGCTTCACTTCACCGGTGAATCACTTAGCAAAGTTTCCCCACCAGTTTGGCTTCAGTCAATGTAA